The Mytilus galloprovincialis chromosome 7, xbMytGall1.hap1.1, whole genome shotgun sequence genome has a window encoding:
- the LOC143084409 gene encoding uncharacterized protein LOC143084409 has translation MHSKVMFAEIVVILLISDVLCDQCYKSLLGYSTYCSGYCTGSYGHQYCEYYYYFYDEYTAISGGAIAGIVIGLLVSIGVFVLLVVLCIRGCNRQTTGTVIGQTGGAPSIAVVNSSQMASSGMQAQPYGYGAPQQPPPQNAGYTPPHQVPGSYPPVYPPAYNQPS, from the exons ATGCATTCTAAAGTTATGTTTGCAGAAATTGTAGTAATTTTGTTGATAA GTGACGTCCTGTGTGATCAATGCTATAAGTCATTGCTTGGATACTCTACCTACTGTTCTGGATACTGTACAGGATCATATGGACATCAATACTGTGAATACTATTACTACTTCTATGATGAATATACGGCAAT TTCCGGTGGTGCCATAGCAGGGATTGTGATAGGACTTCTTGTTTCAATAGGAGTCTTCGTCCTACTCGTTGTTCTGTGTATAAGAGGCTGTAACAGACAGACAACTGGTACAGTTATTGGACAAACAGGAGGAGCGCCATCTATTGCAGTTGTCAATTCATCACAAATGGCAT CCTCCGGCATGCAAGCACAACCCTATGGGTATGGTGCACCACAACAACCACCACCACAAAACGCAGGCTATACTCCACCACACCAAGTTCCTGGTTCCTACCCTCCAGTTTATCCACCAGCGTACAATCAACCATCAtag